A genomic stretch from Canis lupus familiaris isolate Mischka breed German Shepherd chromosome 15, alternate assembly UU_Cfam_GSD_1.0, whole genome shotgun sequence includes:
- the OR11H12 gene encoding olfactory receptor 11H1 isoform X1, translating to MPCSLSSLLSEKGAHLKLVLITVCLLPLQMTDPVNVSEPYSSFASVREFILLGFSCEWKIQILLFSLFTTTYTLTVTGNGAIVCAIWCEGRLHSPMYMFLGNFSFLEIWYVSSTVPNMLANFLSEKKTISFTGCFVQFYFFFSLGTSECLLLAIMAFDRYLAICRPLHYPNIMTRYLSTKLVIICWVCGFLLFLIPIAFISQMPFCGPNIIDHVVCDPGPLFALACASAPTIQQLCYSLSSLVIFGNFLFILGSYTLVLLAVLHMPSTLGRHKAFSTCGSHLAVVSLFYGSLMIMYVSPGLGHSAGIQKVATLFYAMVTPLFNPLIYSLRNKEIKAALRKVLGRCYMTQDVLCDCSRSV from the coding sequence ATGCCATGCTCattgtcttctcttctttctgaaaaaGGAGCACATTTGAAACTAGTCCTGATAACAGTATGTCTCTTGCCCTTGCAGATGACTGACCCAGTGAATGTCTCTGAGCCATATTCCAGCTTCGCTTCTGTAAGAGAATTTATACTCCTAGGTTTCTCTTGTGAGTGGAAGATTCAGATCCTCCTCTTCTCACTCTTCACTACAACGTATACTTTGACGGTAACAGGGAATGGGGCCATTGTTTGTGCTATTTGGTGTGAAGGGAGACTCCATAGCCCCATGTACATGTTCCTGGGGAATTTCTCCTTTCTAGAGATCTGGTATGTCTCTTCTACAGTCCCCAATATGTTGGCCAATTTCCTCTCAGAAAAAAAGACCATCTCCTTTACTGGATGTTTCgtccaattttatttctttttctctttgggaaCTTCTGAATGTTTGCTCTTGGCCATCATGGCCTTTGATCGGTACCTTGCTATCTGCCGTCCCTTGCACTACCCTAATATCATGACTAGGTATTTATCTACCAAACTGGTCATTATCTGCTGGGTTTGTGGTTTTCTGTTGTTCCTGATCCCCATTGCATTCATCTCTCAGATGCCCTTCTGTGGTCCAAACATTATTGACCATGTTGTGTGTGACCCAGGGCCACTGTTTGCATTGGCATGTGCATCTGCCCCAACAATCCAACAGCTTTGCTATAGTCTAAGCTCATTAGTTATCTTTGGTAACTTCCTTTTCATCCTTGGGTCCTATACACTTGTCCTGTTAGCTGTGTTGCACATGCCTTCAACCCTCGGGAGACATAAGGCCTTCTCTACCTGTGGTTCTCATTTGGCTGTGGTATCACTATTCTATGGCTCTCTGATGATCATGTATGTGAGCCCAGGACTTGGGCATTCTGCAGGTATACAGAAAGTTGCAACTTTGTTCTATGCTATGGTAACTCCACTCTTCAACCCGCTCATCTATAGCCTCCGGAATAAGGAGATAAAGGCAGCCCTGAGGAAAGTTCTGGGGCGTTGCTACATGACCCAAGATGTACTATGTGATTGCTCCAGGTCAGTATAG
- the OR11K2 gene encoding olfactory receptor 11G2, giving the protein MNASSTETTNSVSHFILLGFPSSPEMQLLYFGLFSVVYTLTLMGNAAIVCAVQWDRRLHTPMYIFLGNFSLLEICYVTTTVPNMLANFLSTSKSISFVSCFTQFYFFFSFGYDEGFFLCIMAFDRYLAICNPLHYPRIMTKQLYTGLVIFGWSSGFFLFLTPVVLISQLPYCGPNTINHFLCDPVPLMMLSCSEDAITQLIYSTFNAIFMIGTFLFILCSYALVILTVLWMPSQAGKRKAFSTCASHLAVVTLFYGSIMVMYVSPGSGHPVKIQKFITLFYSVITPLCNPLIYSLRNKEMKNALRKIFGTEHGVHKV; this is encoded by the coding sequence ATGAATGCGTCCAGCACAGAAACCACCAACTCCGTTAGCCACTTCATCCTCCTGGGCTTTCCCTCAAGCCCAGAAATGCAACTGCTCTACTTTGGGCTCTTCTCAGTAGTCTACACCCTGACTCTGATGGGGAACGCAGCCATTGTCTGTGCTGTGCAGTGGGATCGGCGTCTTCACACTCCCATGTACATCTTCTTGGGGAATTTCTCTCTTCTGGAAATATGTTATGTCACCACGACTGTTCCTAACATGTTGGCCAATTTCCTCTCTACAAGTAAGTCCATTTCCTTTGTGAGCTGCTTCACacagttctatttcttcttctcttttggaTATGATGAAGGCTTCTTCCTTTGCATCATGGCCTTTGACAGGTACCTTGCCATTTGTAATCCTCTCCATTACCCACGCATCATGACTAAGCAGCTATATACTGGCCTTGTCATCTTCGGGTGGTCGAGTGGGTTCTTCCTCTTCCTAACCCCAGTTGTTCTCATTTCACAGTTGCCCTACTGTGGCCCAAATACCATCAACCATTTTTTATGTGACCCCGTCCCACTGATGATGCTGTCCTGTTCTGAAGATGCCATCACTCAGCTCATTTACTCTACTTTCAATGCTATTTTCATGATTGGCacctttctctttatcctttgctCCTATGCTCTGGTGATTCTGACTGTGCTGTGGATGCCCTCACAGGCTGGCAAACGCAAGGCTTTCTCCACTTGTGCTTCTCATTTGGCAGTTGTCACCCTGTTTTATGGCTCTATTATGGTGATGTATGTTAGTCCTGGATCAGGACACCCAgtgaaaattcaaaaattcatTACCTTATTTTATTCAGTGATAACACCCCTCTGCAATCCTCTAATCTATAGCCTTAGGAACAAGGAAATGAAGAATGCTCTGAGGAAAATCTTTGGGACTGAACATGGTGTTCATAAAGTGTAA
- the OR11G11 gene encoding olfactory receptor 11H6, with protein sequence MYILLANFSFLEIWYVTSTVPNMLANLLSETSTISFYGCFLQFYFFFSMGTTETFFVSAMAFDRYLAICRPLHYSTVMTVQRCIRIGAGCWVCGFSCFLLPVYLISQLPFCGPNTIDHFLCDPGPLMKLSCVPATATEVICAVFNSVLIFSTFLFITSSYTLVIRAVLRVPSAEGRHKAFSTCGSHLAVVSLFYGSIMVMYVSPTAGNPAGIQKIVTLFYSVMTPLFNPLIYSLRNKEMKMALRKLFRIMRFGQKQPFKN encoded by the coding sequence ATGTATATCCTGCTGGCCAATTTTTCCTTCCTGGAGATCTGGTATGTCACTTCTACTGTCCCAAATATGCTAGCCAACTTGCTATCTGAGACCAGTACCATCTCCTTCTATGGCTGCTTCCTCCAATTCTACTTCTTCTTCTCCATGGGCACCACTGAGACCTTCTTCGTGTCTGCCATGGCCTTTGACAGGTATCTTGCTATCTGCAGGCCCCTGCATTACTCCACTGTCATGACTGTTCAGCGTTGCATCAGAATAGGAGCCGGGTGCTGGGTGTGTGGCTTCTCCTGTTTTCTCCTCCCAGTTTACCTTATCTCTCAACTTCCTTTTTGTGGTCCTAATACAATTGATCATTTTTTATGTGATCCAGGGCCCCTTATGAAGCTGTCCTGTGTGCCAGCTACTGCTACTGAGGTCATCTGTGCCGTCTTTAACTCAGTCCTCATTTTCTCCACCTTCCTTTTCATTACCAGCTCCTATACTCTGGTTATCAGAGCTGTGCTGAGGGTCCCCTCAGCAGAAGGCCGGCATAAGGCCTTCTCCACATGTGGCTCCCATCTTGCTGTTGTGTCTCTGTTCTATGGCTCTATCATGGTGATGTATGTGAGCCCAACAGCAGGCAATCCAGCAGGGATTCAGAAAattgtgactttattttattctgtgatGACTCCACTTTTTAATCCCTTGATCTACAGCCTCCGGAATAAGGAGATGAAGATGGCCCTGAGAAAATTGTTTAGGATTATGAGATTTGGTCAAAAACAGCCTTTCAAGAACTAG